From Salvia splendens isolate huo1 chromosome 3, SspV2, whole genome shotgun sequence, a single genomic window includes:
- the LOC121793942 gene encoding major allergen Pru ar 1-like, with product MVAITYDIEIPSSVPAAKMFKAMVLEADNLIPKIMPQAIKNVEILEGDGGIGTVKIIHFGEGSQYKSAKHRVEAIDKENLTHTYSIIEGDALAGVLESITYHIKIVPTEDGGSICKNRSIYNTKGDIEINEEKIKEGKEKAMAMFKAIEAYVQANPDC from the coding sequence ATGGTTGCCATCACCTATGATATTGAGATCCCATCGTCAGTCCCAGCTGCGAAGATGTTTAAGGCCATGGTGCTCGAGGCTGACAATCTCATCCCCAAGATCATGCCTCAGGCCATCAAGAACGTCGAGATATTGGAAGGAGATGGCGGCATTGGGACTGTGAAAATCATCCATTTTGGGGAAGGGAGTCAGTATAAGAGCGCTAAGCACCGTGTGGAGGCCATCGACAAAGAGAACTTGACACACACCTACAGCATCATTGAGGGTGATGCTCTTGCTGGAGTCCTTGAGTCCATTACTTATCACATCAAAATCGTCCCAACCGAAGATGGAGGAAGCATCTGCAAGAACAGGAGCATTTACAACACCAAAGGCGACATCGAGATTAATGAGGAGAAGATCAAAGAGGGGAAAGAGAAGGCCATGGCTATGTTCAAAGCCATTGAGGCATATGTTCAAGCCAATCCCGACTGTTAG
- the LOC121795995 gene encoding major allergen Pru ar 1-like — MVAITYDIEIPSSVPAAKMFKAMVLDADNLIPKIMPQAIKNVEILEGDGGIGTVKIIHFGEGSQYKSAKHRVEAIDKENLTHTYSIIEGDALAGVLESITYHIKIVPTEDGGSICKNRSIYNTKGDIEINEEKIKEGKEKAMAMFKAIEAYVHANPGC; from the coding sequence ATGGTTGCCATCACCTATGATATCGAAATCCCATCATCAGTCCCAGCTGCGAAGATGTTTAAGGCCATGGTGCTCGACGCTGACAATCTCATCCCCAAGATCATGCCTCAGGCCATCAAGAACGTTGAGATATTGGAAGGAGATGGCGGCATTGGGACTGTGAAAATCATCCATTTTGGGGAAGGGAGTCAGTATAAGAGCGCTAAGCACCGCGTGGAGGCCATTGACAAAGAGAACTTGACACACACCTACAGCATCATTGAGGGTGATGCTCTTGCTGGAGTCCTTGAATCCATCACTTATCACATCAAAATCGTCCCAACCGAAGATGGAGGAAGCATCTGCAAGAACAGGAGCATTTACAACACCAAAGGCGACATCGAGATTAACGAGGAGAAGATCAAAGAGGGGAAAGAGAAGGCCATGGCTATGTTCAAAGCCATTGAGGCATATGTTCATGCCAATCCCGGCTGTTAG
- the LOC121795994 gene encoding uncharacterized protein LOC121795994 isoform X3, protein MYPEVMELFESVGVDTEVSDNSYSVSLDDGRGFEWGTRNGLSSLFAQKKNLLNPWFWKMIREIIKFRDNASLYIEELNNNPDIDRNETLGSFVQSRGYSEIFQKAFLIPICASIWSCSSAVMTFSAYLTLSFLRNFDILELLGLTKWLTPKWRSQSYVDGIKKELESRCCQVKTNSEIYSVFTNDKGVVITYNDGLEEAYDQCIIAAHPPDALNILRKQATNEELRILGAFHYAYSDIFLHRDENLMPKIRGAWSSRNFLGAINDSACITYWLNNVQNLSEPRVPFFVTLNPPRTPKDTSLQMSMSHPIPSVSASRALSNLSDIQGKRGLWFCGSYQGYGFPEDGVKAGILAANSMLRKLYTYSNIPKGMVPSRPETGACFVVARFFQRFIATGCLIFVEEGGRIFTFQGTRRKSNLQVTVRVHKPQFYWKVATESDLGFADAYINGDISFVDANEGLLKFLLLIIKNAEMNACAELNKARKRWRLFIYTTLAATTKKFIKHVSRRNTLIQARRNISRHYDLSNELFSLFLDETMTYSCAIFQNSFEDLKNAQLRKVHTLIEKARINKDHHILEIGCGWGSLAIEVVKKTGCKYTGITLSESQLQYIEAKVKEAGLQFYYQDQIEVLLCDYRKLHSNYRYDRIISCEMIEHVGHDYMEEFFECCESSLADNGILVLQFTAVADEKYEEWRRMDGFVKEYIFHGGCLPSLNRALYAMAAASRFSIVHLEEIGHHFVPTLRSWRHNFLQNRSKIHALGFDEKFIRTWEYYFDYCAAGFKYCVIGNYQIVLNRPGDVAAFGSAPYNRLPSDN, encoded by the exons ATGTATCCGGAAGTGATGGAACTATTCGAGAGTGTTGGAGTTGATACTGAGGTTTCTGACAATTCATACTCAGTGAGCTTGGATGATGGCCGAGGATTCGAATGGGGAACTCGAAATGGACTCTCAAGTTTGTTTGCGCAAAAGAAGAATTTGTTGAATCCATGGTTTTGGAAAATGATTAGGGAAATCATTAAGTTCAGAGACAACGCCTCTCT TTATATTGAAGAGCTCAATAACAATCCAGATATTGACCGGAATGAAACATTGGGGAGCTTTGTCCAATCACGTGGTTACTCTGAGATATTCCAGAAAGCTTTCCTT ATTCCAATTTGTGCTTCAATTTGGTCATGCTCTTCTGCAGTGATGACCTTCTCTGCCTATTTAACACTTTCATTCTTGAGAAATTTCGATATTCTTGAG CTTCTTGGTCTCACTAAATGGCTTACACCAAAATGGCGATCACAGAGTTATGTCGATGGG ATTAAGAAAGAGCTGGAAAGTAGATGCTGTCAAGTGAAAACCAATTCTGAAATATACTCTGTTTTTACCAATGACAAGG GTGTTGTTATTACATATAATGATGGATTGGAAGAAGCATATGATCAGTGTATAATTGCTGCACATCCTCCAGATGCTCTAAACATCTTAAGAAAGCAGGCGACAAATGAAGAATTAAGAATACTTGGTGCTTTTCATTATGCCTACAG TGATATTTTCCTTCACCGTGACGAAAATTTGATGCCAAAAATTCGAGGGGCATGGagctcgagaaattttcttggaGCTATCAATGACAGTGCTTGTATAACGTATTGGCTCAACAATGTCCAG AATCTTAGTGAACCCAGGGTTCCATTTTTTGTGACTCTAAATCCACCTCGTACACCAAAAGATACATCTTTGCAGATGTCAATGAGCCATCCTATACCATCAGTTTCTGCAAGCAGGGCTTTGTCAAACCTCAGTGATATCCAAGGGAAAAGAGGACTATGGTTCTGTGGATCATATCAAG GCTATGGCTTCCCCGAGGATGGAGTAAAG GCAGGAATACTTGCTGCAAACAGCATGCTTAGAAAACTTTATACTTATTCAAACATCCCCAAAGGCATGGTTCCATCCCGTCCTGAAACTGGTGCTTGTTTTGTCGTTGCGAGGTTCTTTCAGCGATTTATTGCTACTGGATGTCTAAT CTTTGTGGAAGAAGGTGGTAGAATCTTTACATTTCAAGGTACAAGAAGAAAGAGCAATTTACAGGTCACTGTGAGAGTTCACAAACCCCAGTTTTATTGGAAG GTCGCAACAGAGTCCGATTTAGGTTTTGCTGATGCGTACATTAATGGTGACATTTCTTTTGTTGATGCAAACGAAGGTCTTCTCAAATTTCTTCTA CTGATTATAAAAAATGCAGAGATGAATGCATGTGCTGAGTTAAACAAGGCAAG GAAACGGTGGAGATTATTTATTTACACAACTTTAGCAGCAACCACAAAAAAATTCATCAAGCATGTTTCCCGGAGGAACACACTGATCCAGGCACGGCGTAACATCTCGCGCCATTATGACCTA AGTAATGAATTGTTTTCTCTATTCTTGGATGAGACAATGACGTATTCTTGTGCAATATTTCAG AATTCATTTGAAGATTTGAAGAATGCACAGCTCCGGAAAGTCCATACTTTGATTGAAAAG GCAAGAATCAATAAAGATCATCACATTCTAGAGATAGGGTGTGGATGGGGAAGTTTAGCAATTGAAGTAGTGAAAAAAACAGGATGCAAATATACGGGCATTACATTGTCAGAAAGTCAGCTGCAATACATAGAAGCGAAAGTGAAGGAAGCAGGTTTACAG TTTTATTATCAGGATCAAATTGAAGTTCTTCTTTGTGACTATCGCAAATTGCATAGCAACTACAGATATGACAGGATAATATCATG TGAAATGATAGAACACGTGGGGCATGACTATATGGAAGAATTTTTCGAATGCTGTGAATCTTCATTAGCAGACAATGGTATTCTTGTTCTTCAG TTCACAGCAGTAGCTGATGAGAAATATGAAGAGTGGAGGCGCATGGATGGATTTGTCAAGGAATATATATTCCATGGTGGATGTTTGCCTTCACTTAACCGAGCATTATATGCAATGGCTGCAGCGTCCAGATTTAG CATCGTGCACTTAGAAGAAATAGGACATCATTTTGTCCCCACCCTTAGAAGTTGGCGGCACAACTTCCTTCAAAACCGAAG TAAAATTCATGCTCTTGGATTTGATGAGAAGTTCATACGGACTTGGGAATACTATTTTGACTATTGTGCTGCTGGATTCAAATATTGCGTCATCGGAAATTATCAG ATTGTATTGAATAGACCTGGTGATGTTGCTGCATTTGGGAGTGCTCCATACAATCGTCTGCCTTCTGACAACTAA